One Magnetospirillum sp. 15-1 genomic window, GGCCCATCACAAGGAAAACTTCCTCTATACCCACTTCGAGGATATCTGCGAGCTTCTGAAGGCCTATGACGTGGGCTTCTCGCTGGGTGACGGCCTGCGGCCCGGCTCCATCGCCGACGCCAACGACGCCGCCCAGTTCGGCGAGCTGGAGACCCTGGGCGAGCTGACCCACAAGGCCTGGGCCCACGACTGCCAGGTGATCATCGAGGGTCCCGGCCACGTGCCCATGCACAAGATCAAGAAGAACGTCGAGAAGCAGATCGAGCTGTGCGGCGAGGCGCCGTTCTATACCCTCGGGCCGCTCGTCACCGACATCGCGCCCGGCTACGACCACATCACCTCGGCCATCGGCGCGGCGATGATCGGCTGGTTCGGCACCGCCATGCTGTGCTACGTGACGCCCAAGGAGCATCTGGGCCTGCCCGACAAGCAGGATGTGCGCGAAGGCGTGGTCACCTACAAGCTGGCCGCCCACGCCGCCGATCTGGCCAAGGGCCATCCCGGCGCCCAGGTGCGTGACAACGCGCTCAGCCGCGCCCGCTTCGAGTTCCGCTGGAAGGATCAGTTCAACCTGTCGCTGGACCCGGAGAAGGCCCTGGCCTTCCACGATCAGCATCTGCCGGCCGAGGGCGCCAAGCTGGCGCATTTCTGCTCCATGTGCGGCCCGAAGTTCTGCTCCATGAAGATCAGCCAGGAGGTGCGCGACTTCGCCGACGCGCAAGCCGGCATGGCCGAGATGAGCGAGAAATTCGTCAAGGACGGCGCCGAGATCTACCACACCGAGCCGGCCCAGGCGCAACAGGCCAAGCCGGCGGCGGAGTGAATCCGGGGGCTGGGCGGTAGGGTCTCCTACCGCCTCTCCTCGGCTCCGAACAGGGCGGCCAGGGTTTCGGTCACCCCCGCGGGCACATTGCGGGCTCCGTCGAACACCGTGTGCAGCAGATCGGCCTTGGCGAAGTCGGCGCCCTCCAGGTCGGCGCGCACGAAACGGGCGAAGCGCACCGACGCCCCCGACAGCCGTGTTCCCTTGAGATTGGCCTCGGTGAAGTCGGCCCGTTCCGCCGCCGCTCCGGTCATGTCGGCGCCCTCCAGGTCGGCTCCGTTCAGCCGGGCGTCCTCGAACACGCCGCGCAGCATATAGACCCCCGCCATTTTGGCTCCCGACAGGTCGGCCCGCTCCATCAGGATGTCCTTGAGGAAGGCGCCCTTGAAATTGGCGCCGACCAGCCGGGTGCCGATCAGATTGGCCCCGAACAGGTAGGTCCCGCCGAGGTCGGCGCCGGTCATGTCGGCCTCGTCGAAAATGGTGTGGAACAGGTCGGCCTCGGTGAAGACCGCGCCCTTCAGGCTGGCCCCGGTCAGATTGGCCCATTTCAGATTGGCCTTGGCGAAGCGGGCGCCGTCCAGCCGGGCGCCGCGCAGGTCGCCGTTCTCCAGCATGGCGCCGGAGAAATCACAGCCGGTAAGGTCGGCCCCAGGCGCCGGGCGGCATTGGGCCGCCGCCGCTCCCACCCATAGCAGCAACGCGGCCGGCAGCAGCATAAACAGTCGCATGATTCCCCTCCTACTCACACCCCGCTGCCGTTGACATGGGGCCGCGCGAGGGGCGTGAAAAGGGGCATGCCGAATATATATTAGCCTTTAGTATTTTAATAATTCCAGGCATAGGTGTTTATACGAATTACACTTTCAGTTTAGTGCTCACATACTGAAGAACTAGATTTCGCAATTTTCGCATATGCACTTCGACCGAATAACCGCCTCTCGGGAGCGTCACAATGTTCAATCTCAACGTTTCCGGGCGAATTTATGCCGGGTTCGGCCTGATCGTCCTGCTGCTGCTGGTGCTGGCCGGGCAGTCCATCACCACACTGGGCTCCTCGAAAGCTCAGATCGACAAATACGCCGGCGTTTCCGACAACGCCCAGAGGGTGCTGAGCCTCAAGGGCGATTTCGCCAATATCCGGCGCAACGTCATCATCTTCGCCGATAACGCCGACCCCAAGGCCCTGGAGCAGATTCGCAAGATCCAGCCCTCCATCGCCAAGACCCTGCCCGAAGCCGCTACCGCCACCGTCGATCCGACCCGCAAGGCCAACCTGACCAGAATGCAGGAGCTGTTCAGCGCCTACATGGCCGGCTTCGACAAGGTGGCCGACCTGCGCAAGGCCAAGATGGAACTGGTCGAGAAGCGCATGAACGTGGTCGGTGTCGCCGCCCGCAAGGACCTGAGCCAGATCATGAAGACGGCCATGGAGGACGGCGACCACGAGGCCGCCGCCCTGACCGGCGTGGCGCAGGAATCGCTGCTGCTGGGCCGGATCAACGCCATCAAGTTCCTGGCCGATCCCAGCGACGATCTGACCCGAGAGGCCGGAAAGCAGATCGAGGAATTCGTCAAGGAAGCCGAAGCCCTGACCAAGCGGCTGCGTAACCCCGAGCGCAAGCGTCTGGCCGGCGAGGCCGAGGCCAACGCCAAGGCCTATCGCGACGCCTTCATCCAGGTGGCCGCCGCCACCACCACTCTCGACACCCTGGTGTTCAAGGACATGGCCGCCCTGGCCGCCCAGTTCGCCGATCTGGCCGACCAGACCGTGCATTCCCAGGACCAGGCCATGGACCTCCAGAAGGCAGATACCGAGGCCGGCATGGCGCGCAGCAGCACCGCCACCTGGACCGGCGCCATCATCGCGCTGGGTCTGGCCGTGCTGTTGTCCTGGCTGATCGCCCGGTCCATCGTCACGCCGCTGTCGGCCATGACCGGGGCCATGACCGAACTGTCCAAGGGCAACAAGACCATCGACATCCCGGCGCGCGAGCGTACCGACGAGATCGGCGCCATGGCCCAGGCCATGGAGATCTTCAAGGAAAACACCCTGAAGATGGACAAGCTGCAGGCCGAGCAGGAAGCCCAGAAGCTCAAGGCCGAAGCCGACCGCAAGGCGGCGCTGCATCACATGGCCGACACCTTCGAGGAAAGCGTCGGCAAGGTGGTGCAGACCGTCACCTCGGCGGCCACCGAACTGCAGGCCGCCTCCAGCCAGATGGCCGGTACCGCCCACGAGACCAGCGCCCAGGCCACCACCGTCGCCTCGGCGGCGCAGCAGGCCTCGGCCAATGTGGAGACCGTGGCCGCCGCCACCGAGGAACTGGCCGCCTCCATCTCGGAAATCGCCAAGCAGGTGGAGCGTTCGCAGGCCGTCGCCAGTCGTGCCGAGGAAGAGGCCGAGAACACCACCAATCAGGTCCGCGCCCTGTCGGACAATGTGGGCCGCATCGGCGAGGTGGTGGTGCTGATCAACGACATCGCCGCCCAGACCAACCTGCTGGCCTTGAACGCCACCATCGAGGCGGCCAGGGCCGGCGACGCCGGCAAGGGCTTCGCCGTGGTCGCCAACGAGGTCAAGAATCTCGCCAACCAGACCGCCAAGGCCACCGACGAGATCGCCAGCCAGATCAAGGCGGTGCAGGAAGGCACCGGCAACGCGGTCAAGGCCATCGACACCATTTCCAAGGTCATCTCGGAAATGGGCGAGATCAGCGCCTCGGTCGCCTCCGCCGTGCAGGAACAGACCGCCGCCACCGGCGAAATCGCCCGCAACGTGGAACAGGCCGCTGCCGGGACCTCGGAAGTGTCCAGCAACATCGATTCGGTGGAACAGGCGGCGCGCGAAACCGGCCATGCCGCCGAGCAGATCAGCGAATCGGCCACCGACCTGTCCAAGCAGGCGGAAGTCCTGCGCGGCGAGGTGAGCCGCTTCCTGCATCAGGTCCGCGCCGACAAGGCGGACATGAAGATCCTGGAATGGGACAACGCGCTCAATACCGGCGTGGCGAGCATCGACCGCCATCACCAGGACATGTATGCCGAGATCAACCGCTTCTACGGCGAGATGATGAGCGGCAACGGCGATGCCGCCATCCAGGGCATCCTGGTCCAGGTGGCCAAGTCCTTCGAGCCGCACTTCAAGGAGGAAGAGGAGGTGATGACCCGCCACGGCTACCCGGCCATCGACGATCATCGCCGCCGTCACGCCGAATTCTTCGCCAAGTTCGAGGGGTTGAGGCACGAGGTGGAGGCCGGCAAGGACGGCGCCACCGGGCGGATGTTCCAGTATGTCGCCGGCTGGCTGAAGGACCATATCCGCCACGAGGACGGCAAGATCGCCGCCTTCCTGCGCGACAGGAAGATCGTCGCCTAGAATTTGGCCGAGTTTGGTCGAATCGAATGTTCTTTTTTCGTTACCCTCGGGCTTGACCCGAGGGGCCATGGACGGCCGGGCCAAGCCCACGGCTGTCCGGCTTAATTTTCGGCGAAGGGACTCGAAGGGCTGAGCCAACGCGGTTCTCAGCCGTTCATGGACACGGATGTACGCCTTCTTCCGGTCGTTACACCGGGCGGGGATACGGAAGAGACGGATAAACCACCAAGACACCAAGGACACCAAGAGGGCGGAGCGCATGACAAGACGGTGTCTGTGTCGTCTTGGCCGGACTTGTTCCGGCCATCCACGCGGTTCCGCTTGAAGGCCGGGCCAGACCATGAGACATGGCAACCGGGCGTGGCCGCCCGGAACAAGTCCGGGCATGACGGGATAAGGGAAAATCCTCTTGGTGCCCTTGGTGTCTTGGTGGTGAAACAGCCTATCCCCCGGTTTGGTCCGAGGGAGGCGGCGGCTGGCGGCAAGGGGCTCGTCGTCCGGACCTTCGCGTGACATCATGCGAGACCTTGACGCCGGGGGGAGCCCTTGAACCTCAAGCAGCTGGAATACTTCGTCCGCGTCGCCGAACTGGGCAGCTTCAGCAAGGCGGCCATGGTGCTCGACATCGCCCAGCCTGCCCTGTCGCGGCAGGTCCGCCTGCTGGAGACCGACCTGCGGATCACGCTGCTCAGCCGCACCGGGCGGGGCGTGGCGCTGACCGAGGCGGGTTCGCGCCTGTTCGAGCATGCGGTGGGCATCCTGCAATCGGTGGAACGCGCCGCCGAGGATTTGGAATCGGCGCGCGGCGAGCCGGCGGGGCGGATCGTCATCGGCCTGCCGCCCAGCATCGGCCGCCGTCTGATCCTGCCTTTGGTCGAACGCTTTCGCGCCACCCTGCCCAAGGCGCGGCTCGCCGTCGTCGAGGGGCTGTCCACCCACGTCACCGAATGGATCGCTACCGGACGGGTGGATCTGGGGCTGGTCCACAATCCCGAGCCCAATCCGGCCATCGAGGTTTCACGCCTGCTGGACGAGCCGCTGGGGCTGGTCGGCCCGGCCGGCGACTTTCCCCCCACCCTGCGCTGGGCCGAGCTTGGCACCTGTCCCCTGATTCTGCCCGAGCGCACCCATGCCATGCGCAAGCTGCTGGAGACCCAGGCAGCCTTCGCCGAGGTGCGGCTCAAGGTGGTGATGGAGGTATCCTCCATTCCCTCCATCCTCGATCTGGTCGCCGCCGGCTACGGCCATGCGGTGCTGACCGAGACGGCGCTGGCCTCCTGGCGCCGCGCCGGGGCGTTCAGCCTGCGCCGGCTGGTCGACCCCGCCGTCACCAGCACCCTGTTCATGGCGGTGTCCGCCCACAAGCCCATCACGCCGCTGGGACGCCGCGCCATGGCCCTGTTACAGGATCTTGTGAAAACGGAAATGGGCTGAAGCTGTCCCAGTTATAGCAGATTGCTATAGCTGAAAGTGGCCCCTGGGGGCTTGGTGGGGCGGCCCGATTTTGTCACCATGGCAAGGTCGAACGCTGGGAGGCCCGACATGCAGACCCCGATCCCTTGCCTGTTCATGCGCGGCGGCACGTCACGCGGGCCGTTCTTCCTGGAAAGCGACCTGCCGGCCGACGTGGCGCTGCGGGACAAGGTGCTGCTGGCCGTCATGGGCTCGCCCCATGCGCGGCAGATCGACGGGCTGGGCGGCGGCCATCCGCTGACCAGCAAGGTCGGCATGGTGCGCCCCGGCACCCTGCCGGGCGTCGATCTCGACTTCCTGTTCGCCCAGTTGCAGCCCGACCGGGACACGGTCGACACCACGCCCAATTGCGGCAACATGCTGGCCGCCGTGGTGCCCTTCGCCCTGGAACGCGGCATCGTGCAGCCCCAGGGCGACACCACCACCTTGCGCGTCCTGACGCTGAACACCGGCATGCAGTGCGACATCACCGTCCAGACGCCGGGCGGGCGGGTGGAGTATGCGGGCGACGCCCGCATCGACGGGGTGCCCGGCACCTCCGCCCCCATCGCCATCAATTTCCTCGATACCGCCGGTTCGGTGTGTTCCGGCCTGCTGCCCACCGGCCGGGTCCGGGACGTCATCGACGGGCTGGAGGTCACCTGCATCGACAACGGCATGCCCATGGTGCTGTTCCGCGCCTCCGACATGGGCCGCACCGGCTCCGAAAGCGTCGATGCCATGAATGCCGACGACGACCTCAAGGTCCGTATCGAGGCCCTGCGGCTCAAGGCCGGGCATCTGATGGGCCTGGGCGACGTCAAGGCGAAGAATTACCCCAAGATGTGCCTGATCGCTCCGCCCGCCGCCGGTGGGGCGGTGGGAACCCGCTGCTTCATTCCCCATGTCTGTCATGACGCCATCGGCGTGCTGGCCGCCGTGACCGTGGCCACCGCCTGCGTGCTGAAGGGCTCGGTGGCCGAAGGTCTGGCGGTGGTGTCGGGCGGCGGCGTCAAGACCATCGCCGTCGAGCACCCCACCGGCGAGTTCAGCGTCGAACTGGAGCTGGATGCCGCCGATCCCGAGAAAGTCATTCGCGCCGCCCTGCTGCGCACCGCCCGCCTGCTGATGAAGGGTGAGGCGATGGTTCCGGCCTCCGTCTGGGAAGGAAAGTCCGCATGATCATCGATATCCACGGTCACTACACCACGGCGCCCAAGGCGCTGGAAGAGTGGCGCAACCGCCAGATCGCCGGATTGAAGGACCCCGCGCAGGCGCCCAAGGCCGCGGAGCTGAGGATCAGCGACGACGAACTGCGCGAGTCCATCGTCGCCAATCAGCTCGCCAAGATGAAGGAGCGCGGCTCCGACCTGACCATCTTCAGCCCGCGCGCCAGCTTCATGGCCCACCATATCGGCGATTTCCAGACGTCGTCGACCTGGGCGGCCATCTGCAACGAGCTGTGCGCCCGCGTCGCCGGCCTGTTCCCCGACAATTTCATCGGTGCGGCCATGCTGCCGCAATCGCCGGGTGTCGATCCCAAGACCTGTCTCCCCGAGATCGAGAAGTGCGTGAAGGAGTATGGCTTCGTCGCCATCAACCTCAATCCCGACCCTTCCGGCGGGCACTGGACCTCGCCGCCGCTTTCCGACCGCTCGTGGTATCCCATCTACGAGGCCATGGTGGAATACGAGCTGCCGGCCATGGTCCACGTGTCCACCTCGTGCAATGCCTGCTTCCACACCACCGGCGCCCATTATCTCAACGCCGACACCACCGCCTTCATGCAGTGCCTGACCTCGGACCTGTTCAAGGACTTCCCATCCCTGAAATTCATCATCCCCCATGGCGGCGGCGCGGTGCCCTATCACTGGGGCCGCTTCCGGGGGCTGGCCCAGGAGCTGAAGAAGCCGCTGCTGCGCGATCACCTGCTCAACAACATCTTCTTCGACACCTGCGTCTACCACCAGCCGGGCATCGACCTGCTGACCAAGGTGATCCCGGTGGACAACATCCTGTTCGCCTCCGAGATGATCGGCGCGGTGCGCGGCATCGACCCGGAGACCGGGCATTACTACGACGACACCAAGCGCTACATCGAGGCGACGCTGAACCTTTCGCCCGAAGACCGCTTCAAGGTCTACGAGGGCAACGCGCGCCGCGTCTATCCCCGCCTGGATCGGGCGCTCAAGGCCAAGGGACTCTGATCATGAATGACCTCGGAATCGTCAAACGCAACATCGTCCGCGCCGACCGGGCCGCCGTCGAGAGACTCGTCAAATTCGGCGTCGCCACCATCCACGAGGCCATGGGCCGGGTCGGCCTGATGAAGCCCTATATGCGCCCCATCTATCCCGGCGCCCATCTGTGCGGCACGGCGGTGACCGTGCTGCTGCATCCCGGCGACAACTGGATGATGCATGTGGCGGCCGAGCAGATTCAGCCGGGCGACGTGGTGATCGCCGCCATCTCCGCCGATTGCACCGACGGCTTTTTCGGCGACCTGCTGGCCACCTCGTTCCGGGCCAGGGGCGCGGTGGGGCTGGTAATCGATGCCGGGGTGCGTGACGTAAAGGACCTTACCGCCATGGGTTTCCCGGTGTTCTCCAAGGCCATCAGCGCCAAGGGCACCATCAAGGCGACCCTGGGCAGCGTCAACGTGCCCGTCGTCTGTGCCGGTGCCGCCGTCAATCCCGGCGACGTGGTGGTGGCCGATGACGACGGCGTGGTGGTGGTTCCGGCGGCCGTGGCGCAAGCCGCCGCCGATGCCGCCCAGGCGCGCGAGGACAACGAGGCGGCCAAGCGCCGGCGTCTGGCCGCCGGCGAACTGGGCCTCGATATGTACAAGATGCGCGAAGCCCTGGCGCAAGCGGGGTTGAAGTATGTGGACTGACCCCACCATCGGCCTGATCGGCTATGGCGAGGTGGGCCGCATCCTCGCCGAGGATCTGCGGGCGCAAGGGGTGCGGGTGGCCGCCCATGACATCAAGCTGGGCGGACCGAACGAGGGTGAACTGGTGGACCATGCCGCCCGCTTCGGGGTCGAACTGGTCTCGGGCCATGCCGCTTTGGCGGCCCTGTCCGATCTGGTGATTTCGGCGGTGACCGCCTCCCAGGCGGTCACGGTGGCCGAGGCTTGCGCGCCGGGGCTGCGGGCGGGGACGTATGTCCTGGATTTCAACTCGGCGTCGCCCAAGGCCAAGACCGAGGCCGCCGCCCTGGTGAACGCCGCCGGTGGGCGCTTCGTCGAAGGGGCGGTGATGACCTCGGTACCGCCCTACCGCATCAAGGTGCCGCTGCTGCTCGGCGGTCCCGACGCCGCCGGGCTGGAGCCGCTGCTGAACGGTCTGGGCTTTGCCGCCAAGGTGGCGTCGGACAAGCTGGGCGTGGCCTCGGCCACCAAGATGTGCCGCTCGGTGATGATCAAGGGCCTGGAGGCCATGGTGATCGAAAGCTTCGCCACGGCACGGGCCTATGGCGTCGAGGATGCGGTCATCGCCTCGCTGGCCGAGACCTTTCCCGGCATGGAGTGGGAAAAGCTGGGCGCCTATTTCTTCCAGCGGGTGATCCAGCATGGCCGCCGCCGTGCCGAGGAAGTGCGCGAGGTGGCCCGGACGGTGCGCGAAGCCGGCCTTGAACCCTTCTCGGCCGCCGGCACCGCCCTGCGTCAGGCCTGGGTGGCCGATCTGGCCGATGCCGGTGTGTTCGGCGCCAAATCCGCCCCCGGTTTTGCCAAATCGGACGACTGGCGGGTCGAGGCCGACCGTATTCTCGCCATCTCCAAGCGGAAGGACGAGTCATGACCTTCGAGAAGACTCCCGGCTGGCTCGACTGGTATGCCGGTCCCTCCAAGCCGGCCTTCACCCCGCCCCCCGGCGCCGTGGACGCCCATTGCCACGTGTTCGGTCCCGGCGACCAATTCCCCTTCGCGCCCGAGCGCAAGTACACCCCCTGCGATGCCTCCAAGGACCAGTTGTTCGCCCTGCGCGACCATCTGGGCTTCGCCCGTAACGTCATCGTCCAGGCCACCTGCCACGGCGCCGACAACCGCGCCATGATCGATGCGTTGAAGCATTCCCAGGGCAGAGCGCGCGGTGTCGCCACGGTGAAACGTTCGGTCAGCGACGCCGAACTGGCCGGGATGAATGCCGCCGGCGTGCGCGGCGTGCGCTTCAACTTCGTGCGTCGGCTGGTGGATTTCACGCCTAAGGACGAACTGATGGAGATCGCTTCGCGCATCGCGCCGTTGGGCTGGCATGTGGTGATCTATTTCGAGGCGGTGGACCTGCCCGAGCTGTGGGATTTCTTCACCGCCCTGCCAACCACCGTGGTGGTTGACCACATGGGCCGCCCCGACGTCACCAAGCCGGTGGACGGGCCGGAGTTCTCCCTGTTCCTGAAATTCATGCGCGAGCACGCCAATGTGTGGAGCAAGGTGAGCTGCCCCGAGCGCCTGTCGCTTTCCGGGCCGCCGGCCCTGGACGGCGAGCGTGCCGCCTACCGCGACGTGGTGCCCTTCGCCAGGGCGGTGGTCGAGGCGTTCCCCGACCGGGTGCTGTGGGGCACCGACTGGCCCCATCCCAATCTGAAGGACCATATGCCCGACGACGGGCTGCTGGTGGATTTCATCCCCCACATCGCTCCCACGGCCGAGCTGCGGAAGAAGCTGCTGGTGGACAATCCCATGCGTCTCTACTGGCCCGAGGAGTGATCCCCATGGCACTGGACAAGCCCTATCTGGACATTCCCGGCACCACCATCTTCGACGCCGAGCAGTCGCGCCTGGGCTACCACCTCAACCAATTCTGCATGTCGCTGATGACGGCCGAGAACCGGACCCGCTTCAAGGCGGACGAGCGCGCCTATCTGGACGAATGGCCGATGAGCGAGGAGCAGAAGCGGGCGGTATTGGCCCGCGACCTCAACCGCTGCATCCAACTGGGCGGCAACATCTACTTCCTGGCCAAGATCGGCGCCACCGACGGCCGGTCCTTCCAGCAGATGGCCGGGTCCATGACCGGCATGAGCGAGGAGGAATACCGGGCCATGATGCTGGCCGGCGGGCGCTCGGTGGAGGGCAACCGTCATCTCGGCGAGGACGGCGACGCCCAGCCCCACCGTCAACCCCAGGGCAAGGGGAGGGCTTGAAGCCATGGCCCGCATCACCGCCAGCGTCTATACCTCGCACGTGCCGGCCATCGGCGCCGCCATCGACCTGGGCAAGACGCAGGAACCCTACTGGCAGCCACTGTTCGCCGGCTACGAGCCGTCCAAGCGGTGGATGGAGGGCAACACGCCGGACGTGGTCTTCCTGGTCTATAACGATCACGCGACAGCATTCAGCCTGGACCTGATCCCCACCTTCGCCATCGGCTGCGCCGCCGAGTTTCGGCCCGCCGATGAGGGCTGGGGGCCGCGTCCCGTCCCGGTGGTGAAGGGCCATCCCGAACTGGCCGCCCATATCGCCCAGTCGGTGATCCAGGACGATTTCGACCTGACCATCGCCAACAAGATGGACGTGGATCACGGGCTGACCGTGCCGCTGTCCCTGATGTTCGGGCAGCCCGATGCCTGGCCCTGCCCGGTCATTCCCTTCGCGGTCAACGTGGTGCAGTACCCGGTGCCGTCGGGACGGCGCTGCTACGCCCTGGGCAAGGCGATCAGGAAGGCCATCGAGAGCTTCGACCGGCCCTTGAACGTCCAGATCTGGGGCACCGGCGGCATGAGCCACCAACTGCAGGGAGCCCGTGCCGGGCTGATCAACCGCGAGTTCGACACCGCCTTTCTCGACCGGCTGATCGCCGATCCGGAAGGGTTGGCCCAGGTGCCTCACATCGACTATGTGCGCGAGGCCGGTTCGGAAGGCATCGAGCTGGTCATGTGGCTGATCGCCCGCGGCGCCATGACCGAGGATGCGGCGCCCCGGCTCGTCCACCGTTTCTACCACGTGCCGGCCAGCAACACCGCCGTCGGCCATCTGATCCTGGAGAACCCATGAGCAAGCCCGTCAACATCGCCCTGGTCGGGGCCGGCGCCTTCGGCACCAAGCATCTGGACGCGCTCTCGGTCATCGACGGCGTCCGGGTTGTTTCCCTGGTCAGCCGGCCCGAGGACAGGCCCGAGGACGTGGCCGCCAAGTACGGCATTCCCCATGTGGCCCATGATCTGGCCGAGGCCCTGGCCCGCCCCGAGGTGGACGCCGTCATCTTGTGCACGCCGACCCAGATCCACGCCGCCCAGGCCATGGCCTGCCTGAAGGCGGGCAAGCATGTGATGGTCGAAATCCCCATGGCCGACAGCCTGGCCGACGCGGAGGCCCTGGTGGCGCTGCAAAAGCAGACCGGCAAGGTCGCCATGTGCGGCCACACCAGGCGCTTCAACCCCAGCCACCAGTGGGTCCACAACAAGATCACGGCGGGCGGGTTCAACATCCAGCAGATGGATGTGCAGACCTATTTCTTCCGCCGCTCCAACATCAACGCGCTCGGCCAGCCGCGCTGCTGGACCGACCATCTGCTGTGGCACCACGCCGCCCACACCGTCGACCTGTTCGCCTACCAGACCGGCGGCGAGATCATCGCCGCCAATGCGGTGCAGGGTCCCATCCATCCGGACCTGGGCATCGCCATGGATATGTCCATCCAGCTCAAGAGCAGCACCGGAGCCATCTGCACCCTGTCGCTGTCGTTCAACAACGAGGGGCCGCTGGGTACCTTCTTCCGCTACATCGGTGACAGCGGCACCTATATCGCCCGCTACGACGATCTGTTCGACGGCAAGGACCAGCCCATCGACGTCACCAAGGTGGACGTCTCCATGAACGGTATCGAGCTGCAGGACCGCGAGTTCATCGCCGCCATTCGCGAGGGGCGCGAGCCCAACGCGTCCGTCGCCGGGGTGCTGCCCTGCTACCGGACGCTTCACCAGCTCGAACTGCAGTTGAAGTAGGCCCCCCATGGAAAAGCGCCGCGCCGGTCCCTTCAGCGTTACGGCCCTGGCCCTGGGCTGCATGAACCTCAGCCACGCCTACGGCACCCCGCCGGAGCGCCAGACGGCGGAGGCGCTGCTGCATCGCGCGCTGGACGCCGGAATCGATTTCTTCGATACCGCCGCCCTTTATGGCTTCGGGGCCAACGAAAGCCTGGTGGGGGCGGTGCTCAAGCCCCACCGCGCCCGTATCACCCTGGCCAGCAAGTGCGGCATGACCGGGGTGGACGGCAAGCGGGTGATCGACGGCCGCCCGGCGACCATCAAGCGCACCTGCGAGGATAGCCTGAAGCGCCTGGGTACCGGGGTCATCGACCTCTATTACCTGCATCGCTGGGACAAGTCCGTGCCCATCGAGGACAGTGTCGGCGCCCTGTCCGAACTGGTGGCCGAGGGCAAGATCAGGGCCGTCGGCCTGTCCGAGGTCTCGGCCGCCACCCTGCGGCGCGCCCATGCGGTGCACCCCATCGCGGCGGTGCAAAGCGAGTATTCCCTGTGGACCCGCAATCCCGAGATCGCCGTGCTGGACGCCTGCCGCGAGCTGGGGACGGCCTTCGTCGCCTTCAGTCCGCTGGCCCGCGGGTTCCTGTCCGGGCGGCTGACCGATCCGGCCACCCAGTTGGAGGCCAAGGACATCCGCCGCCAGATGCCGCGCTTCGACCCCGAGCCCTACGCCCGCAATCTGGCTCTGCTGGATGGCTTCAAGGGCGTGGCGGCCGA contains:
- a CDS encoding amidohydrolase family protein — its product is MIIDIHGHYTTAPKALEEWRNRQIAGLKDPAQAPKAAELRISDDELRESIVANQLAKMKERGSDLTIFSPRASFMAHHIGDFQTSSTWAAICNELCARVAGLFPDNFIGAAMLPQSPGVDPKTCLPEIEKCVKEYGFVAINLNPDPSGGHWTSPPLSDRSWYPIYEAMVEYELPAMVHVSTSCNACFHTTGAHYLNADTTAFMQCLTSDLFKDFPSLKFIIPHGGGAVPYHWGRFRGLAQELKKPLLRDHLLNNIFFDTCVYHQPGIDLLTKVIPVDNILFASEMIGAVRGIDPETGHYYDDTKRYIEATLNLSPEDRFKVYEGNARRVYPRLDRALKAKGL
- a CDS encoding LysR substrate-binding domain-containing protein; the protein is MNLKQLEYFVRVAELGSFSKAAMVLDIAQPALSRQVRLLETDLRITLLSRTGRGVALTEAGSRLFEHAVGILQSVERAAEDLESARGEPAGRIVIGLPPSIGRRLILPLVERFRATLPKARLAVVEGLSTHVTEWIATGRVDLGLVHNPEPNPAIEVSRLLDEPLGLVGPAGDFPPTLRWAELGTCPLILPERTHAMRKLLETQAAFAEVRLKVVMEVSSIPSILDLVAAGYGHAVLTETALASWRRAGAFSLRRLVDPAVTSTLFMAVSAHKPITPLGRRAMALLQDLVKTEMG
- a CDS encoding 4-oxalomesaconate tautomerase, with protein sequence MQTPIPCLFMRGGTSRGPFFLESDLPADVALRDKVLLAVMGSPHARQIDGLGGGHPLTSKVGMVRPGTLPGVDLDFLFAQLQPDRDTVDTTPNCGNMLAAVVPFALERGIVQPQGDTTTLRVLTLNTGMQCDITVQTPGGRVEYAGDARIDGVPGTSAPIAINFLDTAGSVCSGLLPTGRVRDVIDGLEVTCIDNGMPMVLFRASDMGRTGSESVDAMNADDDLKVRIEALRLKAGHLMGLGDVKAKNYPKMCLIAPPAAGGAVGTRCFIPHVCHDAIGVLAAVTVATACVLKGSVAEGLAVVSGGGVKTIAVEHPTGEFSVELELDAADPEKVIRAALLRTARLLMKGEAMVPASVWEGKSA
- the ligK gene encoding 4-carboxy-4-hydroxy-2-oxoadipate aldolase/oxaloacetate decarboxylase → MNDLGIVKRNIVRADRAAVERLVKFGVATIHEAMGRVGLMKPYMRPIYPGAHLCGTAVTVLLHPGDNWMMHVAAEQIQPGDVVIAAISADCTDGFFGDLLATSFRARGAVGLVIDAGVRDVKDLTAMGFPVFSKAISAKGTIKATLGSVNVPVVCAGAAVNPGDVVVADDDGVVVVPAAVAQAAADAAQAREDNEAAKRRRLAAGELGLDMYKMREALAQAGLKYVD
- a CDS encoding pentapeptide repeat-containing protein; translated protein: MRLFMLLPAALLLWVGAAAAQCRPAPGADLTGCDFSGAMLENGDLRGARLDGARFAKANLKWANLTGASLKGAVFTEADLFHTIFDEADMTGADLGGTYLFGANLIGTRLVGANFKGAFLKDILMERADLSGAKMAGVYMLRGVFEDARLNGADLEGADMTGAAAERADFTEANLKGTRLSGASVRFARFVRADLEGADFAKADLLHTVFDGARNVPAGVTETLAALFGAEERR
- a CDS encoding bacteriohemerythrin: MFNLNVSGRIYAGFGLIVLLLLVLAGQSITTLGSSKAQIDKYAGVSDNAQRVLSLKGDFANIRRNVIIFADNADPKALEQIRKIQPSIAKTLPEAATATVDPTRKANLTRMQELFSAYMAGFDKVADLRKAKMELVEKRMNVVGVAARKDLSQIMKTAMEDGDHEAAALTGVAQESLLLGRINAIKFLADPSDDLTREAGKQIEEFVKEAEALTKRLRNPERKRLAGEAEANAKAYRDAFIQVAAATTTLDTLVFKDMAALAAQFADLADQTVHSQDQAMDLQKADTEAGMARSSTATWTGAIIALGLAVLLSWLIARSIVTPLSAMTGAMTELSKGNKTIDIPARERTDEIGAMAQAMEIFKENTLKMDKLQAEQEAQKLKAEADRKAALHHMADTFEESVGKVVQTVTSAATELQAASSQMAGTAHETSAQATTVASAAQQASANVETVAAATEELAASISEIAKQVERSQAVASRAEEEAENTTNQVRALSDNVGRIGEVVVLINDIAAQTNLLALNATIEAARAGDAGKGFAVVANEVKNLANQTAKATDEIASQIKAVQEGTGNAVKAIDTISKVISEMGEISASVASAVQEQTAATGEIARNVEQAAAGTSEVSSNIDSVEQAARETGHAAEQISESATDLSKQAEVLRGEVSRFLHQVRADKADMKILEWDNALNTGVASIDRHHQDMYAEINRFYGEMMSGNGDAAIQGILVQVAKSFEPHFKEEEEVMTRHGYPAIDDHRRRHAEFFAKFEGLRHEVEAGKDGATGRMFQYVAGWLKDHIRHEDGKIAAFLRDRKIVA